Proteins from a single region of Antechinus flavipes isolate AdamAnt ecotype Samford, QLD, Australia chromosome 2, AdamAnt_v2, whole genome shotgun sequence:
- the CEP55 gene encoding centrosomal protein of 55 kDa, whose product MSSRSPKDFVKSKWGLKTSTSKSETELEKFKKENAALKKSVEENANGKGKLAEKERHRLLEKILALESEKEKNSYHLVEKEKEIQRLKEQLKSRNSTGSLLNQLEEKTKEAERREQLLKSLSEETDILKKQLSVATTRLSELESKASTLHLSQNMATSFTESPVVNIHAVEIQLKDALEKNQQWLIYDQQREAYVRGLMAKIFELEQQSEAAAHSLQQQSKKNDSEGFLQEEKQKYYNHLLMNVRKDLEAERQTVTQLSFELNEFRRKYEESKKEILDLNNLLSSLREADVQHMEDNKYKTEKIQKLKKENEIVREKLEEEKKRSEDLLSQVQFLYTSLLKQQEEHTRVALLEQQIQACTIDFENEKLDRQNMQHQLHKVLKELRRAREQITRLEPLKQLQEYVHIEPSDLFPGEHEEKLKTDSPKRSNLLDESFLECPKCKAQYPTSQHRELLAHIDFCEN is encoded by the exons ATGTCCTCCAGAAGCCCCAAAGATTTCGTAAAAAGTAAATGGGGATTAAAGACTAGCACCTCCAagtctgaaactgaattagagaaattcaagaaagaaaatgcagCCCTTAAAAAGTCTgtggaagaaaatgcaaatggaaaaggaaagttggcagaaaaagaaagacacagacTTCTAGAG aaaatACTTGCCCTTGAAAGTGAAAAGGAGAAGAATAGTTACCATCtggtagagaaggaaaaagaaatacagcGATTAAAAGAACAACTGAAATCTAGAAATAGCACTGGGTCATTACTGAATCAATTAGAAGAAAAAACCAAAGAGGCGGAAAGAAGAGAGCAACTcttgaagtctttatcagaagaGACCGACATTTTGAAAAAGCAGTTGTCTGTAGCAACCACAAGACTATCAGAACTTGAAAGCAAAGCCAGTACACTTCATTTATCACAG AACATGGCAACAAGTTTCACTGAATCACCTGTGGTTAATATTCATGCAGTGGAAATACAGCTGAAAGAC GCTCTGGAGAAAAATCAGCAGTGGCTAATATATGATCAGCAGCGAGAGGCTTATGTGAGAGGACTTATGGCAAAAATCTTTGAATTGGAACAGCAATCAGAAGCAGCTGCTCATTCACTCcaacaacaatcaaaaaagaaTGACTCAGAAG GTTTTCTtcaagaagagaagcaaaaatactACAACCATCTCTTGATGAATGTCAGAAAGGATCTGGAGGCTGAACGACAAACTGTAACCCAGTTGAGTTTTGAACTTAATGAATTCCGAAGGAAAtatgaagaaagcaagaaagaaattttagattTAAATAACCTGTTGTCTTCTTTAAGAGAGGCTGATGTACAACATATGGAAGATAACAAatacaaaacagagaaaatacaaaagttaaagaaagagaatgaaattgtCAGAGAGaaacttgaagaagaaaaaaaaagatctgaggatCTGTTATCTCAG GTCCAGTTTCTCTACACATCTCTACTAAAGCAACAGGAGGAACACACAAGGGTGGCTTTATTGGAACAACAG ATCCAAGCTTGTACTATAGATTTTGAGAATGAAAAACTTGATCGTCAGAACATGCAGCATCAATTGCATAAAGTTCTTAAGGAACTAAGAAGAGCAAGGGAACAAATAACTCGATTGGAACCTTTG aaacaaCTCCAGGAATATGTCCACATAGAGCCATCTGACCTTTTCCCAGGAGAACATGAGGAAAAGTTAAAAACTGATTCACCAAAGCGCTCCAATCTGTTAGATGAGAGCTTCTTAGAATGTCCTAAATGTAAAGCACAGTACCCAACGAGTCAACACAGAGAATTGTTAGCTCATATTGATTTCTGCGAAAACTAG